The sequence below is a genomic window from Lycium ferocissimum isolate CSIRO_LF1 chromosome 9, AGI_CSIRO_Lferr_CH_V1, whole genome shotgun sequence.
GCATCTATTCAAAGACAGAGGAAGACACGCTGAAGACCTACCCAAAATGTAATACTTCATGATTGCAACATGTAATCATGAAGAGCTCAAACCAAGTTCTGCTGGTCAATACATCTTGATCATCTCCTGGTGGACTTGAACTTGTATTCACAAGGTAACATGATTAAATCACTAAATCCAGCAGTAGAACATTCTGAAAAGAAATATCCATATAACCATTAGCATATTAACAGACAAAAAGGCAGCATATGACATATCGACTTCAAActatttctccactctacaaagGCATATGCTATATCCAATATTAAGTGGCATGCAGCAAAGCCGGTAGTGACAATTCTCGTATGGAGTTTTATTTAGCTCGCTCCTCTAACAATTAAGAAGTTTTTTCCAGAATGAATGACATCAAAAGTTCAGAGCAAAGAAATTATGTGGTTAAAGATTGAGATTAACCTTAAGGTTTCGGAAAGAACGGACCACCGAAAAAAGTGAGAAGCTACAAAGTTATGATATCAatttttctctcaaaagagaaaaaagcaCAGCATGGACAGTCAATTTGGTTTAGAATCTTAAACTTACTGACATAAACTGGAAAAACAACCCATAAACAGAATAGCCAGTAGTCTTTATATTACGAATTAAGTTTCCTTAGTAGAGGACTGACCACACAATTTGACAGAACGATATGCTGCAATTACTGTTTCACCCTGCACTCACTTCCACCTGCAAAGAACGCATAATAATATTGTTGTAAAGCATATTTGTGGAGAGAGAAAAGATGAAGTTAGGAAAATTACTATTGAGGAAATGACAGCGCAGTTCCCTAAGTTTGGatcatttctcttttttcttattcGTAATCCCAAAAGCAAGGAGTCTAATGACACAACTAAGGCAGCTTCTTGGACAACATAACTTTCCCTTTTGTCCTTCCCAAGATGATACGGGAATCCCCATTTTCTGGTTCTCATTTTACACTTCCAGTTCTCCAGAAAAGGTGCCCCGCTTAGCATTATAATTCAGTAATTCTACAGCCTAccttttctctttgtttttagATCAGAAAGACAGGATCCAGCTGTTGATGAGTGATGAGTTCTCTTTCTTCGCTGTTTTTTTtgggtggaaaaaaaaataatggagaAGCAACATCTCTTTTTGGTTAGGACAAAAATCATCTGCATGCATTTAAAAGCTATTGAAATGAGATTAGATGCCAAAATTCCAGATATCGCAGCAATTGTGCCTCATACTGGAATGGCAATCAGGGTTTTAACTTCTTATACAGAAACGGATGAAGGCAAAAATGTTGGAGAAACTCCAAAAGGGTGAGGCCAGACATGTTGGAGAACTCCGGTAGGCAATCAACAATAACTATGCCTTAGTCTCAAACAGTTGGGGTCCTCACAGACCACGTTACTCCAATAAGCAATCAATACAATTTAATTATCCTTAGTTGGCAATGAAGGTCCAAAAGAGAGATGGCGaatattctcttcttttttttttttcttttttgaaactGAGAGATGGCGAATATTCTTCTAGAAATTAACAGCGAGATATGCTGCCAAGAGAGTTTAAATCGAAAAGGCTAAAGTAAAACTGTAATTAAACTAACATTACATTGCATTCCAAAAGGCTGAAGTAAGAGCACACAAACCAAAAGGCTAAAGTAACAGCACACAAACATACCTCCGGGAGACTAAGACAGCTCTTGCTACAAGCGCAACGCTTCTGGAGCTAAAATCTGTCAGCCAACCACTGCAAAAGCCTGAAGAAGCTTTCTCTTCTGGAATAAATACATATAGAGTAGCCCTTAACTTCACAACAATTCCTGGGGAAGCATTCTCATCTAGGCATTGTCACTAACCACTTTTGATAAAGGTCAAAGACTTTATCAAATTCTCTCATTTTGCAATATCTTTTCATGAGTACTAGAAAGGGAACATGATCAATTGCTAAACCAGATGCCAGTAACTTGCCAAAGAGCTTGTCTGCCTCTGTCATCATACCTTGTAGACAATACCACTTAAGTAGTTCCGTGTAAGTAATTACATCTGGCTGACAACcttttctcaacatttcatcatgTAGCTTGAGTGCTGAGCGGATCAGGCCAAAATTACAAGCAGCACCGATCAACAGATTGTAAGTAACTGAATCACGGGTAAGACCATATAAAAGTATCTCTTTCTCCAAGGACAGAGCTGCAAAAAGATTTCCTGACTTTATCTGTGCATAAATTAATGCATTATATGTAAATGTGTTTGGCAGAACACCATTTGCAACCATTTTGTCTCTAATATATGAAGCTTTTTGTATATCTCCACATCTTCCATAACCATCAATTATAACATTCCAAACAAGTGGTTCAGGTATAATGGAATTCTCTAACATGTAATCAAGGAAACAATTGGCTCTATCAATCTCCCTGTTAATACATAGGGCCTGTATTATCATTTTGTACGTAATTTGATCTGGGATGACGCCCATTCTTgttataatatcatatatataacaaGCATCGCTGGTCTTTCCTATTTTACAAAGTGCTCCAACAATAGTGTTGTAAGAATAAACATCTGGAACGAAACCAAGCTTTAGCATTTCACAACAATACTTATATGCAGTGCCCACGTCACGGCTCATACAGAATCCATGGACAACAACATTGTAAGAAACTTTATCAACTTTCATACCCTCTTTTAACATCCTCTCCCAAAAAGCAAGAGCTTGATTAGTATCTCCATTTTTAAAGCAGCCATCCATCATTATGGTTGATGTAATCAAGTCTGAGCTCCCCCCCTCATAGTTTTTGCTTAGTAGTTTATGAAAAAGCTTTTTCGCCTCCTCCATCAAGCCTTTCTTACAAAGCGCATGAACAAGGATGTTACAAGTAACTCTGTTTGGTATAATTCCATGATTGGCCATGGTAGAAAAGGTATTTAGAGCTTTATCGACATCTTTCATGAGACAATAACCCCTTATTAAGGAGTTGTACGTAGCACAAGAGGGAGAAGGACCCTTATATAACATACCTCTTACAATCCATTCTGCCTTCTCCAATTCACCGTTTTTGCAGAGTCCATTGATGAGGTAATTATGTGTGATAACATCAGGAACAATACTATTCTGTATCATGTTGCACCAAAGAGATAAAGCTGCTCCCAGTTTACCATCCAGACACATAGCTCTAATACCAAATGCATCTTTACTGAAATTTATTTCCAAGGTGCAGTTACTAATGCCTTCAGCCGAGGATATTCTTTCCCTGCAAAATTCACGTGATTTCCTCggagaattattttttttagaatgaaAAGGAATTGGCTAAATATGTTAATAATGTGGCTGCTGGCTTCCctccctctccctctctctctgcAGGTGGGTATGTGTGTGTTCGCGTCTGCAAACAGTAGCAGGTCCGAACCAGATCTCTTTCGGCGAAGAGCCAGACATGCGCAGGCGCGTGAGCACCCGTACAGACAGATTTCCGGCATTATTTCCACCTCTAGTGCACGCTGATCTAGAAAAGGCGTATGACAAGGTCCCGAGAGAGGTGCTATGtgctatggagatgcttggaggctaaaggtgtacccGTAGAATACACTAGGGCGATTAAGGACATGTACAGTGGAGCCAAGAGCCGGGTAAGGACAGTGagaggagactcggagcacttcccAGTCGTGATGGGTTGCACCAGGATCAGCTCTTAGACTgatttgccttggtgatggatgaattgacgcgcAGTATTCAAGGAGAGGTGTCCtggtgtatgttatttgcaTATGACATTGTactgattgacgagactcgcgGAGGAGTTAACGCTAGGTTGGAAGTTTGGAAACAGACTCTA
It includes:
- the LOC132029911 gene encoding pentatricopeptide repeat-containing protein At5g24830-like isoform X2 gives rise to the protein MCLDGKLGAALSLWCNMIQNSIVPDVITHNYLINGLCKNGELEKAEWIVRGMLYKGPSPSCATYNSLIRGYCLMKDVDKALNTFSTMANHGIIPNRVTCNILVHALCKKGLMEEAKKLFHKLLSKNYEGGSSDLITSTIMMDGCFKNGDTNQALAFWERMLKEGMKVDKVSYNVVVHGFCMSRDVGTAYKYCCEMLKLGFVPDVYSYNTIVGALCKIGKTSDACYIYDIITRMGVIPDQITYKMIIQALCINREIDRANCFLDYMLENSIIPEPLVWNVIIDGYGRCGDIQKASYIRDKMVANGVLPNTFTYNALIYAQIKSGNLFAALSLEKEILLYGLTRDSVTYNLLIGAACNFGLIRSALKLHDEMLRKGCQPDVITYTELLKWYCLQGMMTEADKLFGKLLASGLAIDHVPFLVLMKRYCKMREFDKVFDLYQKWLVTMPR
- the LOC132029911 gene encoding pentatricopeptide repeat-containing protein At5g24830-like isoform X1, yielding MRQDNVVQSVNWSSKGNNSNGEVGFNVLDAMLKHSLDRLKCMRERISSAEGISNCTLEINFSKDAFGIRAMCLDGKLGAALSLWCNMIQNSIVPDVITHNYLINGLCKNGELEKAEWIVRGMLYKGPSPSCATYNSLIRGYCLMKDVDKALNTFSTMANHGIIPNRVTCNILVHALCKKGLMEEAKKLFHKLLSKNYEGGSSDLITSTIMMDGCFKNGDTNQALAFWERMLKEGMKVDKVSYNVVVHGFCMSRDVGTAYKYCCEMLKLGFVPDVYSYNTIVGALCKIGKTSDACYIYDIITRMGVIPDQITYKMIIQALCINREIDRANCFLDYMLENSIIPEPLVWNVIIDGYGRCGDIQKASYIRDKMVANGVLPNTFTYNALIYAQIKSGNLFAALSLEKEILLYGLTRDSVTYNLLIGAACNFGLIRSALKLHDEMLRKGCQPDVITYTELLKWYCLQGMMTEADKLFGKLLASGLAIDHVPFLVLMKRYCKMREFDKVFDLYQKWLVTMPR